One Misgurnus anguillicaudatus chromosome 22, ASM2758022v2, whole genome shotgun sequence DNA segment encodes these proteins:
- the cwc15 gene encoding protein CWC15 homolog, translating to MTTAARPTFEPARGGRGKGEGDLSALSKQYSSRDLPGHTKIKYRQPTQDAPEEVRARDFRRELEERERVTVKSRDRGAREHTTSSSSSSSSSSKRPRLDQIPAANLDADDPLTEDEEDSDSGSDSDDDTAALLAELEKIKKERAEEQEKKEREQKAEEERIRMENILSGNPLLNLAGQQQQQQQQQPQTQNTFTVKRRWDDDVVFKNCAKGVDESRREKRFINDTLRSEFHKKFMEKYVK from the exons ATGACAACAGCAGCAAGGCCAACGTTTGAGCCCGCACGGGGAGGGCGAGGTAAAGGAGAAGGTGATCTGAGCGCTTTATCCAAACAGTACTCTAGCAGAGACCTGCCAGGACACACAAAGATCAAATACAG ACAGCCCACCCAGGATGCCCCAGAAGAGGTGAGAGCCCGTGATTTCAGACGTGAgctggaggagagagagagagttactGTGAAGAGCAGAGACCGAGGAGCAAGAG AACACACCACTTCCTCGTCTTCATCTTCTTCATCCTCCTCAAAGCGTCCACGTCTGGATCAGATTCCTGCAGCCAACCTGGATGCCGATGATCCCCTCACTGAG gatGAAGAGGACTCCGACTCGGGTTCTGACAGTGATGACGACACCGCCGCCCTGCTGGCTGAATTGGAGAAGATCAAGAAGGAGCGAGCTGAGGAACAGGAGAAAAAG GAACGGGAACAGAAGGCGGAAGAAGAAAGGATACGTATGGAAAACATTCTGAGCGGGAATCCACTGCTTAATCTGGCAggccagcagcagcagcaacaacaacaacagccaCAGACCCAGAACACGTTTACTGTGAAAAGAAG GTGGGACGATGATGTCGTGTTTAAAAACTGCGCTAAAGGAGTGGACGAATCCCGCAGAGAGAAACGATTCATTAACGACACCCTGCGCTCTGAATTCCACAAGAAATTCATGGAGAAATATGTTAAATAA